The following coding sequences are from one Hydra vulgaris chromosome 04, alternate assembly HydraT2T_AEP window:
- the LOC136079505 gene encoding uncharacterized protein LOC136079505 encodes MWTYIERKGDFNININNIKNSKKITSVRKCTVNKDDELLPCEYCYGFFRARKLSEHVSNCFRRGSDNKEISYIKASRILVGESSLTSNARIVHEPILTSMKHNEIHLIIRNDKVLLTYGAVEVFKKERDRYHDISYALRVLAKLLLQYRKQFNAEDASARDLVNTKNYDNILSSMKVCADYCGPRKIGNPHLVLRIGYSLKTLAIIVKLEYLKLGLQDMVENIRNFLELMEPDYSFLLNNARSVYDLRKSNAPEMLPEESDIKVLRNYCVSEITKYLINPIRTLNECIHLCKLTYVRILTFNARRGGEPGKLTLPDWDMVEKGRWKRQTDIDALDDPKEKKLAERFKLCYIESK; translated from the coding sequence ATGTGGACTTATATAGAGAGGAAAggtgattttaatataaatataaataacatcaaaaattctaaaaaaataacatctgtAAGAAAATGTACAGTCAACAAAGATGATGAGCTATTGCCTTGTGAATATTGTTATGGTTTCTTCCGAGCAAGGAAACTTAGCGAACATGTTTCAAATTGTTTTAGGCGTGGCAGTGATAACAAGGAAATAAGTTACATAAAAGCTTCTCGTATATTAGTAGGAGAATCTAGTTTGACCAGCAATGCTAGAATTGTACATGAGCCCATACTTACATCTATGAAACATAATGAAATTCATCTAATTATTCGCAATGATAAAGTATTATTGACTTATGGAGCAGTAGAAGTTTTTAAGAAAGAAAGAGACCGTTACCATGATATAAGCTACGCACTTCGAGTTTTAGCAAAGTTATTGTTGCAATACAGAAAACAATTCAATGCAGAAGATGCATCTGCAAGAGATttagtaaatacaaaaaactatgATAACATTCTTTCTTCTATGAAAGTTTGTGCAGATTATTGTGGACCAAGAAAAATTGGAAATCCTcatcttgttttaagaataggaTATTCATTAAAAACTCTAGCTATAATAGTTAAGTTAGAGTACCTGAAACTAGGCTTACAAGACATGGTTGAAAACATTCGAAATTTTTTAGAGCTAATGGAACCAGACTAcagctttttattaaacaatgcACGCAGTGTATATGATTTAAGAAAAAGTAACGCACCAGAAATGTTGCCGGAAGAAAGTGACATTAAAGTTTTGAGAAATTATTGTGTTAGTGAAATCACCAAGTATTTAATTAATCCAATACGTACATTAAATGAATGTATACATTTGTGTAAACTTACCTATGTAAGAATACTAACATTTAATGCTAGGAGAGGTGGAGAACCTGGAAAGTTAACACTACCAGATTGGGATATGGTAGAAAAAGGTAGGTGGAAACGCCAAACTGACATAGATGCTTTAGACGatccaaaagaaaaaaagcttgCAGAACGATTCAAACTATGTTACattgaaagcaaataa